A portion of the Microcoleus sp. AS-A8 genome contains these proteins:
- a CDS encoding ParM/StbA family protein, translating to MKMQEHLETLNGQAYPSSYGYMYPQNSQIRPYVVFDGGNRFIKWIDPENQVKIIPSCIKEVSEYQWKRLRPDPETVLLEVDGKRYVVGKLAQDLGGEPTFQKDKCELASILALVAIEPNPDSNTVHISKLAIALPNSLNDDDVAAVKRLENYPLTKEFKRNNQDICYTVATVEPLDETLPAFLYGQSQGFFSFPDVKNAVWDIGGGTAIARIYLPNGTLIHDAEVILPGTKALAQQVAVEMKEVFNLDFSPNLADIMDAIQKGDCVYGTDRLDFFGIYQNACEKWVEAARAEIRSKWTQHLPQLGEVLVVGGSANLAAPICEASGDRFRIAPEPQLFNLVAMANLAGKTNG from the coding sequence ATGAAAATGCAAGAACACTTAGAGACGCTAAACGGACAGGCGTACCCTTCAAGCTACGGCTACATGTATCCTCAAAACTCCCAGATACGACCATACGTGGTTTTTGATGGTGGAAACCGCTTCATCAAGTGGATCGACCCAGAAAACCAGGTCAAAATCATCCCTTCGTGTATCAAGGAAGTGTCCGAATATCAATGGAAGCGGTTACGTCCCGACCCTGAAACAGTGCTTTTAGAGGTTGATGGCAAACGTTACGTTGTTGGTAAGCTGGCACAAGACTTAGGTGGTGAACCTACTTTTCAAAAAGACAAATGTGAACTGGCTTCGATTCTCGCCCTAGTCGCAATTGAGCCGAATCCAGATTCCAACACAGTCCACATCTCAAAATTGGCGATCGCACTGCCAAACAGCCTCAACGATGACGATGTGGCAGCGGTCAAACGGCTGGAGAACTACCCTTTGACCAAAGAGTTCAAGCGCAACAATCAGGACATCTGTTACACCGTTGCAACAGTTGAACCCTTAGACGAGACACTACCTGCGTTTCTCTACGGTCAAAGCCAAGGATTCTTCAGCTTCCCAGATGTGAAAAATGCCGTTTGGGACATCGGGGGTGGAACAGCGATCGCCAGAATTTACCTTCCCAATGGCACCCTGATTCATGATGCAGAAGTGATTCTCCCCGGAACCAAGGCATTAGCCCAGCAGGTAGCCGTTGAGATGAAAGAGGTGTTTAACCTCGATTTCAGCCCCAACCTAGCAGACATCATGGACGCCATTCAAAAGGGCGATTGTGTCTACGGAACTGACCGACTCGACTTTTTTGGCATCTATCAAAACGCTTGCGAGAAGTGGGTGGAGGCAGCACGGGCTGAAATCCGTTCCAAGTGGACACAACATTTACCCCAGTTAGGCGAGGTTTTGGTGGTTGGCGGCAGTGCAAACCTGGCTGCACCCATTTGTGAAGCATCAGGCGATCGCTTCCGGATTGCACCTGAACCCCAACTGTTCAACCTCGTGGCAATGGCAAATTTAGCAGGCAAGACCAATGGCTAA
- a CDS encoding helix-turn-helix domain-containing protein, with translation MVNNRPLTLSERELELIELYGYCSLGMSPQKFRTKWPVTYEQIAFICERSTKTVSLWFARGDKYRRPAKDDLRHLAIMDFMLEHFDEIPLELRNLLCPLKRD, from the coding sequence ATGGTAAATAATCGTCCTCTAACTCTAAGCGAACGAGAGTTAGAACTGATCGAGTTATATGGCTACTGCTCCCTAGGAATGAGTCCGCAGAAATTTCGTACCAAATGGCCAGTGACATACGAACAGATTGCCTTTATTTGTGAGCGCTCCACTAAGACTGTCAGCTTATGGTTTGCGAGAGGAGACAAGTATCGCCGTCCTGCCAAAGACGATTTGCGTCACCTGGCGATAATGGATTTCATGTTGGAACATTTTGACGAGATTCCACTTGAACTTAGAAACTTACTGTGTCCACTCAAGCGAGACTGA
- a CDS encoding helix-turn-helix domain-containing protein → MKSALPRNRFGRQQDLAERLGISRDTLNRFLNGKPVKYLNFLEICEKLGLNLEEIADFGTQESESSEPSAGVNSLQERLFGYAGLSDTQFTSDEVEVESLPVQTSPFLFEQILQIDFREQSRLFKQVIQSHRTAGFLIHGEPCCGQQFLVNRLLRLKQGWQNQSPIKIDVSYSGVGRSIPNLWRELTPWFSLPRDARPSEIMDRVCDRWQTQDVIFIFYTVDYMLPGMLSAWLQEFWEPLMARATENMPKCETHLLMFLVDNCGSVCQSNVRLAEQCEHSEYPRLPLRLPPASPFPLDALDEWIDNLSISSQVQIPAGLTSRILLERSSNGVPQYVYEEICRHCGLSWEGGLAKWLI, encoded by the coding sequence GTGAAATCAGCCCTTCCGCGCAATCGCTTTGGACGGCAGCAAGACTTGGCTGAACGCTTGGGAATATCCAGAGATACCCTCAACAGATTTCTCAATGGAAAACCTGTTAAATACCTGAATTTTTTGGAAATTTGCGAGAAACTAGGGCTGAACCTGGAAGAAATTGCCGATTTTGGGACTCAAGAGAGCGAGAGTTCAGAGCCATCTGCTGGGGTTAATTCTCTCCAAGAGCGACTGTTTGGTTATGCAGGACTCTCTGACACTCAGTTCACTTCTGATGAGGTGGAGGTGGAATCTTTACCAGTCCAAACATCTCCTTTTCTTTTTGAGCAAATTCTCCAGATTGACTTTAGAGAGCAGTCTCGGCTATTCAAACAAGTTATTCAATCACATCGAACCGCAGGGTTTCTGATTCACGGTGAGCCTTGCTGTGGACAGCAATTTTTGGTTAATCGGCTATTGCGATTAAAGCAGGGGTGGCAGAATCAGTCTCCAATCAAAATTGATGTGAGCTATAGCGGCGTGGGAAGGAGTATTCCTAACTTATGGCGAGAACTCACGCCTTGGTTTAGTCTGCCGAGAGATGCTAGACCAAGCGAGATTATGGATCGGGTTTGCGATCGCTGGCAGACTCAGGATGTCATTTTTATTTTTTACACGGTGGACTATATGCTGCCTGGAATGCTTTCGGCATGGCTTCAGGAGTTCTGGGAACCGCTTATGGCAAGGGCAACAGAAAATATGCCCAAATGCGAAACGCATCTGTTGATGTTTCTGGTTGATAATTGCGGCAGCGTTTGTCAATCAAATGTCAGGTTAGCAGAACAATGCGAACATTCGGAGTATCCCCGCCTACCCCTGCGCTTGCCGCCAGCTAGTCCGTTTCCACTGGATGCACTCGATGAGTGGATAGACAATCTGAGTATATCGAGTCAAGTTCAGATACCTGCTGGGTTGACTTCCCGAATCCTGTTAGAAAGGTCAAGTAACGGTGTTCCCCAATATGTCTATGAAGAAATTTGCAGGCATTGCGGTCTTAGTTGGGAAGGAGGATTGGCAAAATGGTTAATTTAG